The uncultured Desulfobulbus sp. genome window below encodes:
- a CDS encoding acyltransferase, producing the protein MSVLDGWRGIAILFVLAGHLLPLGPKMWHMNYAFAATGMVIFFNLSGFLITNILLHNQNIATFLTKRLIRIVPLAWLTLVVTFTCAPVEKQALLPHFLFYANWGNPMALTGQTSHFWSLCLEMQFYAAIAGLVLIFKKNAFYLLPFFCLLITINRWHNNVGLAINTDYRLDEILAGCILALVFNSSNNLIKKIISSLNPILLFLLVLISAHPMGGFFMYLRPYFSMAMVGATLFSDRPAILNRWLSGKFLFYIATISYALYVIHGGLRYTWLGEGDKVIRYLKRPLYFMVTFALAHLSTFYFEKKWIAFGKRITMRHTKIIS; encoded by the coding sequence TTGTCAGTTTTAGATGGTTGGCGCGGTATAGCCATATTATTCGTCCTTGCTGGACATTTGTTGCCATTAGGCCCTAAAATGTGGCATATGAATTATGCTTTTGCGGCAACGGGAATGGTGATTTTTTTCAATTTGTCTGGTTTTTTAATCACCAATATTCTTCTCCACAACCAAAATATCGCCACCTTTCTTACAAAGAGATTAATACGTATAGTTCCGCTGGCCTGGCTTACATTGGTGGTCACGTTTACCTGCGCCCCTGTCGAGAAGCAGGCTCTTCTTCCCCATTTTTTATTTTACGCCAACTGGGGGAACCCTATGGCTTTAACGGGCCAAACCAGCCACTTCTGGAGCCTCTGCTTAGAAATGCAGTTCTATGCTGCTATCGCAGGACTCGTTTTAATTTTCAAAAAAAACGCGTTTTATCTACTTCCTTTTTTTTGTTTACTTATCACCATAAACCGCTGGCACAACAATGTCGGTCTTGCAATTAACACGGATTATCGTCTTGATGAAATATTAGCTGGCTGTATATTGGCCCTTGTATTTAACAGCAGCAACAATCTAATAAAAAAAATTATCTCCAGCTTAAACCCTATCTTGCTTTTTCTGCTTGTTCTGATTTCCGCTCACCCCATGGGCGGATTTTTCATGTATCTCAGGCCATATTTCAGCATGGCAATGGTCGGGGCTACTCTATTTAGTGACCGCCCGGCAATCCTCAACCGTTGGTTGAGCGGGAAGTTCCTCTTTTATATCGCAACTATTTCATATGCTCTCTATGTCATTCATGGTGGCCTTCGTTACACGTGGCTGGGAGAGGGGGACAAGGTAATACGCTATCTCAAGCGTCCCCTTTATTTCATGGTCACATTTGCGCTAGCCCACCTTTCCACCTTTTACTTTGAAAAAAAGTGGATTGCCTTTGGAAAAAGGATCACAATGAGGCACACTAAAATTATCTCATAA